AGGTGGCTACCTGGGTGCCGTTCACGAACAGGGCGCCGTTGGTGCCGTCCCAGGTGTAGGCCACGTGCGTCCAGGCGCGCATCGGCACGCGCCCACCCGAAGCCACGTTGTATAACTCGAGCTGGCCCTGGCTGTTCACGCCAAACCAGGGCGTGTCGTCGCCGAACTCCATAATCGTGTAGCGGCCGGTGCCGCTCGTGTACGAAGTGCCGTTGAAGTAAACCCACGCTTCCATGGTTACCGCGCCGTTGGGCGCTTGCAAAGGCACCGTTACTTTCGAGGATTTGCTGCTGGTGAAGCTCAGGCAATGGCCGCCTTGCTGAGCGTGTGCGCCGAAGCTGAGGCCGCTACCCAGTGCGAGGGTAAAGGCAGTGCGAAGAAGTGTTTTCATAGGGGTGGAGAGCTGTATTAAGAAATGGTTAATCTTACTCAACTCCTCAGTATAAAGTTTAACTCCACCTTATGATAATCTAAAGCTGGGTTGCACAATAACCGGTTGGCAGCACCAAAACCACCCACTATTTTCTCAGAAGTACTATTCGGCTTGAAAAAAGATAAGCGCTAAAACGCCACAGGCTTAAGCCTGCGCTGGCTGCGCCACTGGGGCCGGTGGACCCAACCTGGCACAAGTACACACCGGCCTACCAGCCGGGGGCCGCGGCTACTCGAAAACGGGCCGCATTCGCCGCCGGACTGAGGGCAGGCAGGTTACAACCGCTAAAAAGCACCGCCCTAGCGGCTCAGGCGGCTGCTCGTCAACAGAATACGGGTGCGGTGGGGTACCTGCCGGGCACAAAAAAGCCCCGGCCACCTAGGTGGCCGGGGCTCCGATGAGCACCCGGAGGGCTGCCGCCTTACAGGTTGCCGCGCAGGGCCTGCTCGCGCTCAATGGCCTCGAACAAAGCCTTGAAGTTGCCTTTGCCGAACGACTTAGCGCCTTTGCGCTGAATGATTTCGTAGAACACGGTGGGGCGGTCTTCCACCGGTTTCGTAAAGATCTGGAGCAGGTAGCCTTCGTCGTCGCGGTCCACAAGCAGGTTCAGCTCTTTAATCGACTGCAGGTCTTCGTCGATTTGGCCTACGCGCTGCAGCAGGTCGTCGTAGTACGTATCGGGCACCGACAGGAACTCCACGCCGCGGCGGCGCAGCTCGGTTACGGTCGTGCGGATGTCGTGCGTAATCAGGGCCATGTGCTGCACGCCGGCATCGTGGTAAAAATCGAGGTACTCCTCGATCTGCGACTTTTTCTTGCCTTCGGCCGGCTCGTTGATGGGGAATTTCACGAAGCCGTTGCCGTTCGACACCACCTTCGACATCAGGGCCGAGTATTCCGTTGAGATGTCGTCGTCGTCGAAGGTGATGAGCAGTTTAAAGCCCATCACGTCTTCGTAAAACTTCACCCACTGGTTCATCTGGCCCCAGCCCACGTTGCCCACGCAGTGGTCCACGTACTGCAGGCCCACCGGGTTGCCCTGCGGAACGTTGCTTTTGCGCGCTACAAAGCCCGGCAGAAACACGCCGTTGTACTTGGAGCGCTCCACAAAAGTGTGAATGGTTTCGCCGTAGGTGTAAATGCCTGCCAGCGTCACCTCGCCGTTGGCGTCGGAAATGGTGTAAGGCTCGAAAGCCGGCTTGGCGCCGCGCTTGGTGGTTTCCTCGAAGGATTTGCGGGCATCATCCACCCACAGGGCCATTACCTTCACACCGTCGCCGTGCTTGGCTACGTGGCGCGTAATATCGGAGTCGGGCAGCAGCGAGGTGGTAAGCACCAGCCGGATTTTGTTTTGCTGCAGCACGTACGAAGCCCGGTCGCGCACACCCGTTTCGGGCCCGGCGTAGGCTACCAGCTCAAACCCGAACGCCGCCTGGTAGAAGTAGGCCGACTGCTTGGCGTTGCCAACGTAAAACTCAATGTAATCGGTGCCGTTTAGAGGTAAGAAATCAGCGGTAGCGGGAGTGGCCGCGGCGGCCGGAGTCATCGTTTCCATACGCAGGAGCGGGGTTCGGGTGGTTTATCGGGTGTCGGGAATACTTCCGTAAAAATACTGTTTCGGGGTAATTTGTGCCCGACGCCGCTGTTTTCTTGAATCTTTCACAAATTTGCCAATGCAGCCGCGCGCCCGCGCCGCCGTCATTTTTCGCCTATGGATACTAACGCCCTGAATAAAGCCCTTGCGGCTCTGCTGAAGAAAAAGCACGAATTGCACCAACTCGCCTACAGCGACGCCCGCTACGACGATGTTGAAGAGGAACTGCACGACCTCGAAGACGACTTCAACGAGGAGTACGGCGAGTTCCTGGAAGCCGCCCTGGAGAAAGTACACGGCGAGCTGGGCTCTGATACCGACGTGCTGCTGCCCACCGCCTACCTGCCCAACGGCCCCGAGCCCACCGCCGAAGACGGCGTCTGGATCGACTCGGAGAAGTACCCCGGCAAGGTGCGCCTGGTGCTGCTGCCCAGCCCCACGCGCCTGGTGCTCAACACCAGCAAAGGCCAGCAGCACGAGCTCTGGAAAGCTTAGGTCAATTAAAAATTGAGAATTAAAAACAAAAAACGGGGCTGACGGCGCTGGCTGTCCGCCCCGTTTTTGCGTTCCGGGTACCGCCTACTGCGTTCGGAGCTGGTTGGCCTCGGCGCCGCGAACAGCTGGGCAATTCATAATTATTAATTCCTAATTCAGAATTAAAGAAATGCTTTACCGCGTAGCCGAGCTATCCGATTGGGAGCAGGCCCAGCAAACGGGTTATTTCGCCAGCGCCGATTTGCAGGCCGAGGGTTTCATCCATACCTCCGAGCTGCACCAGCTCCTCGAAACCGCCAACCGCTACTACCTGGGCCGCGCCGATGTGGTGCTGCTCGAGCTCGACGAAGCGACCCTAGGTGCCGCGGGCGTGTTAGTGAAAAGGGAGTGGGCCGAGAGCCGCGGGCAGTACTTCGCGCACGTGTTCGGGCCGATTCCGTTGCG
The sequence above is drawn from the Hymenobacter sp. YIM 151858-1 genome and encodes:
- the hppD gene encoding 4-hydroxyphenylpyruvate dioxygenase, with amino-acid sequence METMTPAAAATPATADFLPLNGTDYIEFYVGNAKQSAYFYQAAFGFELVAYAGPETGVRDRASYVLQQNKIRLVLTTSLLPDSDITRHVAKHGDGVKVMALWVDDARKSFEETTKRGAKPAFEPYTISDANGEVTLAGIYTYGETIHTFVERSKYNGVFLPGFVARKSNVPQGNPVGLQYVDHCVGNVGWGQMNQWVKFYEDVMGFKLLITFDDDDISTEYSALMSKVVSNGNGFVKFPINEPAEGKKKSQIEEYLDFYHDAGVQHMALITHDIRTTVTELRRRGVEFLSVPDTYYDDLLQRVGQIDEDLQSIKELNLLVDRDDEGYLLQIFTKPVEDRPTVFYEIIQRKGAKSFGKGNFKALFEAIEREQALRGNL
- a CDS encoding DUF952 domain-containing protein, with the protein product MLYRVAELSDWEQAQQTGYFASADLQAEGFIHTSELHQLLETANRYYLGRADVVLLELDEATLGAAGVLVKREWAESRGQYFAHVFGPIPLRAIVRAIDMQPDPEGRFRMPAQLEG